In Sphingopyxis sp. 113P3, one DNA window encodes the following:
- the cysE gene encoding serine O-acetyltransferase: protein MFNGLVAYLDSIKARDPAPRSRWEILLYPGLLAVGMHRVAHWLFEADLFFLARFVNHLARWLTGIDIHPGAKIGRHLFIDHGFGVVIGETAEIGDNVSIYQDVTLGGTDPANGIGGKRHPTLADDVIVGSGAQILGPVTVHARARIGANAVVTKDVPEGAVMVGIPARSTLVDAAEYAREFVPYGTPCSETFDPATQKIEILQCQLEQLQKQLAALIAERDAEGNDTSRRKGSRTRA, encoded by the coding sequence ATGTTCAACGGGCTGGTCGCCTATCTCGATTCGATCAAGGCGCGCGACCCTGCGCCGCGGTCGCGCTGGGAAATCCTCCTCTACCCGGGGCTGCTCGCGGTCGGCATGCACCGCGTGGCGCACTGGCTGTTCGAGGCGGACCTGTTTTTTCTCGCGCGCTTCGTCAATCACCTTGCGCGCTGGCTCACCGGGATCGACATTCACCCGGGGGCGAAGATCGGCCGCCACCTCTTCATCGATCACGGTTTCGGCGTCGTCATCGGCGAAACCGCAGAGATCGGTGACAATGTCTCCATCTACCAGGACGTGACGCTGGGCGGCACAGACCCTGCCAATGGCATTGGGGGCAAGCGTCATCCGACGCTCGCCGACGACGTGATCGTAGGCTCTGGCGCGCAGATTCTGGGGCCGGTCACCGTCCACGCGCGCGCGCGCATCGGCGCCAATGCGGTGGTGACCAAAGACGTGCCCGAAGGCGCGGTGATGGTCGGCATTCCCGCGCGCTCCACGCTCGTTGACGCGGCTGAATATGCCCGCGAGTTCGTGCCCTATGGCACGCCGTGCAGCGAAACCTTCGACCCTGCGACGCAGAAGATCGAGATCCTTCAGTGCCAGCTTGAGCAATTGCAAAAGCAGCTCGCAGCGCTGATCGCCGAGCGCGATGCCGAGGGCAATGACACGTCGCGGCGCAAGGGGAGCCGGACGCGCGCCTGA
- a CDS encoding ETC complex I subunit: MKARIFQKPKNAMQSGRAGTQRWILEFAPAEPRKADPLMGWAGSGDTRRQIRLGFATREAALAYAERNGIEAEVVPTPTRTLKIQAYADNFR, translated from the coding sequence ATGAAAGCGCGGATTTTCCAGAAACCCAAGAATGCGATGCAGTCGGGCCGCGCCGGAACGCAGCGCTGGATTCTGGAATTCGCACCCGCCGAACCGCGCAAGGCTGACCCGCTGATGGGCTGGGCAGGCAGCGGCGACACGCGCCGGCAGATCCGCCTCGGTTTTGCGACCCGCGAGGCGGCGCTCGCCTATGCCGAGCGCAACGGGATTGAAGCCGAAGTCGTGCCGACCCCGACCCGAACCCTCAAGATCCAGGCTTACGCCGACAATTTCCGCTAA
- a CDS encoding pyruvate dehydrogenase complex E1 component subunit beta — protein MAIELKMPALSPTMEEGTLAKWLVKEGDTVKSGDILAEIETDKATMEFEAIDEGTIASILVPEGTDNVKVGTVIATIAGEGEDAAAPAAAPAPAPAADAETAEPDPTPAPVPVAEKPVAKERASDPDIPQGTAMQRLTVREALRDAMAEEMRKDERIFVMGEEVAEYQGAYKVTQGLLDEFGDKRVVDTPITEYGFAGLGTGAAMGGLRPIIEFMTFNFAMQAIDHIINSAAKTNYMSGGQMRCPIVFRGPNGAASRVAAQHSQNYAPWYASVPGLIVISPYDAADAKGLLKAAIRSEDPVVFLENELLYGRSFDVPEVEDFVLPIGKARIMREGSDVTIVSYSIGVGLALEAADALAAEGIEAEVIDLRTLRPLDTETVLASLKKTNRLVIVEEGWPVCSIASELAMVAMEQGFDDLDAPVTRVCNEDVPLPYAANLEKAALVDTPRVIAAVKAVCNRG, from the coding sequence ATGGCGATCGAATTGAAGATGCCGGCGCTTTCGCCGACGATGGAAGAAGGCACGCTCGCCAAGTGGCTCGTCAAGGAAGGCGACACGGTAAAGTCAGGCGACATTCTCGCCGAGATCGAGACCGACAAGGCGACGATGGAATTCGAAGCCATTGACGAGGGGACAATCGCCTCGATCCTGGTTCCCGAGGGCACCGACAACGTCAAGGTCGGAACCGTGATCGCGACGATCGCGGGCGAGGGCGAGGATGCTGCAGCGCCTGCCGCAGCGCCGGCTCCCGCTCCGGCTGCAGACGCTGAGACGGCCGAGCCCGATCCGACGCCCGCACCTGTTCCTGTCGCCGAGAAGCCTGTGGCAAAGGAACGGGCGTCCGATCCAGACATTCCGCAAGGCACGGCCATGCAGCGGCTGACCGTGCGCGAAGCGCTGCGCGATGCCATGGCCGAGGAAATGCGCAAGGATGAGCGCATCTTCGTGATGGGCGAAGAAGTCGCCGAATATCAGGGTGCCTACAAGGTTACCCAAGGCCTGCTCGACGAGTTCGGCGACAAGCGGGTCGTCGACACGCCGATCACCGAATATGGCTTTGCCGGCCTCGGCACCGGTGCCGCGATGGGCGGTCTTCGGCCGATCATCGAGTTCATGACCTTCAACTTCGCGATGCAGGCGATCGATCACATCATCAACTCGGCGGCGAAGACCAACTATATGTCGGGCGGCCAGATGCGCTGTCCGATCGTGTTTCGCGGTCCCAATGGCGCTGCGAGCCGCGTCGCGGCGCAGCACAGTCAGAATTATGCGCCCTGGTATGCAAGCGTTCCGGGCCTCATCGTGATCTCGCCCTATGATGCGGCCGATGCAAAGGGGCTGCTGAAGGCCGCGATCCGCAGCGAAGATCCTGTCGTCTTCCTCGAGAACGAGCTTCTTTACGGCCGCAGTTTCGATGTCCCCGAGGTTGAGGATTTCGTGCTGCCGATCGGCAAGGCCCGAATTATGCGCGAAGGCAGCGACGTCACAATCGTCAGCTACTCGATCGGCGTCGGGCTCGCGCTCGAAGCCGCCGACGCATTGGCTGCCGAGGGGATCGAGGCCGAGGTCATCGACCTTCGGACCCTGCGTCCGCTCGACACCGAGACGGTTCTGGCGAGCCTCAAGAAGACGAACCGCCTCGTCATCGTCGAGGAAGGCTGGCCTGTCTGCTCGATCGCGAGCGAGCTCGCGATGGTCGCGATGGAGCAGGGTTTCGACGACCTCGATGCCCCGGTAACGCGCGTTTGCAACGAGGATGTGCCGCTGCCTTACGCTGCAAATCTTGAAAAGGCGGCGCTGGTCGACACCCCGCGTGTGATCGCGGCGGTGAAGGCCGTTTGCAACCGGGGCTGA
- a CDS encoding DUF2794 domain-containing protein: MGTVTPLPPSLRAAPLQTGFDRHELTRILDLYGRMVAAGKWRDYAMDFQRDVAIFSAFRRTAERPEYRIEKRPALRSRQGMWSLVSEGGAILKRGDELSNVLAPVERKLMKLVGG; encoded by the coding sequence ATGGGGACGGTGACACCTCTGCCGCCTTCACTCCGCGCGGCGCCGCTCCAGACGGGCTTCGACCGGCACGAGTTGACCCGTATCCTCGATCTTTACGGACGCATGGTCGCGGCCGGAAAGTGGCGCGACTACGCGATGGATTTTCAGCGCGATGTCGCGATCTTTTCCGCCTTTCGGCGGACCGCCGAGCGCCCCGAGTATCGCATCGAAAAGCGCCCCGCCTTGCGAAGCCGCCAGGGCATGTGGTCCCTGGTCTCCGAGGGCGGGGCGATCCTGAAGCGCGGGGACGAGCTATCGAATGTGCTCGCCCCCGTCGAACGCAAGCTTATGAAGCTGGTTGGGGGCTGA
- a CDS encoding ABC-F family ATP-binding cassette domain-containing protein — protein MAAPILSYEGLGLVQGSGWLFQDLDIYIGARDRLALIGRNGAGKTTLLKLLAGHIDADKGKRTIVPGTHVVLLEQEPDFTGFVTLMDYATGGELAPAEHEVAAIADQLGIDMTREAASASGGERRRAAIARALAQNPDVLLLDEPTNHLDLAAIDWLEGWLSRFAGAFVVISHDRTFLTRLTRQTLWLDRGNIRRKEIGFGGFDAWTEAVFAEEARAAEKLDAKLRLEAHWLERGVTARRRRNQGRLEKLMEMRAARAAMIGGPGVAKLGLANDDVRSKSVIVAEHITKCFGERVIIKDFTFRIQRGDRIGIVGANGAGKSTLLKLLTGEIAPDEGSVTLAPTLDGIVIDQQRSLLSPEKKVRDILADGGDWVEVRGVKKHVQGYLKDFLFDPAIADANVGALSGGERSRLLLAREFARESNLLVLDEPTNDLDLETLDLLQEVIADYDGTVLLVSHDRDFLDRTVTVTLGLDGSGKVDVVAGGYADWEAKRVKPVAAKAKAQAAPAPPSPPQARKKLSYKDQRDYDLLPARIEAIEAEMTGIETELSDGSLFSRDPARFTALTEKLEALRGEKAAAEDRWLALAEEVEALG, from the coding sequence ATGGCAGCCCCCATTCTCTCTTATGAAGGCCTCGGCCTGGTCCAGGGCAGCGGATGGCTGTTCCAGGACCTCGATATCTACATCGGCGCGCGCGACCGGCTTGCGCTGATCGGCCGCAATGGTGCGGGCAAGACGACCTTGCTCAAGCTGCTCGCCGGCCACATCGACGCCGACAAGGGCAAGCGCACGATCGTCCCGGGCACGCATGTGGTTCTTCTTGAACAGGAGCCCGACTTCACGGGCTTTGTCACGCTGATGGATTATGCGACAGGCGGCGAGCTCGCCCCCGCCGAGCATGAGGTTGCCGCGATCGCCGACCAGCTCGGCATCGACATGACGCGCGAGGCCGCCAGCGCTTCGGGCGGGGAGCGCCGCCGCGCCGCGATCGCCCGCGCGCTCGCGCAAAATCCCGACGTATTGCTGCTCGACGAACCGACGAACCATCTCGACCTCGCCGCGATCGACTGGCTCGAAGGGTGGCTGTCGCGCTTTGCGGGCGCTTTCGTCGTCATCAGCCACGACCGCACCTTCTTGACCCGCCTGACCCGCCAGACCCTGTGGCTCGACCGCGGGAACATCCGGCGAAAGGAGATCGGCTTCGGCGGCTTCGATGCATGGACCGAGGCTGTCTTTGCCGAGGAAGCCCGCGCCGCCGAAAAGCTTGATGCCAAGCTCCGACTCGAGGCCCACTGGCTCGAACGTGGCGTGACCGCGCGGCGCCGCCGCAATCAGGGCAGGCTCGAGAAACTGATGGAGATGCGCGCCGCGCGCGCCGCGATGATTGGCGGTCCCGGAGTCGCGAAGCTCGGGCTGGCCAACGACGATGTCCGGTCGAAATCGGTGATCGTGGCCGAGCACATCACCAAATGCTTTGGCGAGCGGGTGATCATCAAGGATTTTACCTTTCGCATCCAGCGCGGCGACCGGATCGGTATCGTCGGTGCCAACGGTGCGGGCAAATCAACCCTGCTGAAGCTGCTGACCGGCGAAATCGCTCCGGACGAAGGGAGCGTCACCCTCGCTCCGACGCTCGACGGCATCGTCATCGACCAGCAGCGAAGTCTTCTCTCGCCGGAGAAGAAGGTGCGGGACATCCTTGCCGATGGGGGCGACTGGGTCGAGGTCCGCGGGGTCAAGAAGCATGTCCAAGGATATCTGAAGGATTTTCTCTTCGACCCCGCCATCGCCGATGCGAACGTTGGCGCATTGTCGGGGGGCGAGCGTTCGAGGCTTCTTCTCGCACGCGAATTTGCCCGGGAATCGAACCTTCTCGTCCTCGATGAGCCGACCAACGACCTTGACCTTGAGACGCTCGACCTCTTGCAGGAGGTCATCGCCGATTATGACGGAACGGTGCTGCTGGTCAGTCACGACCGCGACTTCCTCGACCGAACGGTCACGGTGACCTTGGGTCTCGACGGCTCGGGCAAGGTCGATGTCGTCGCCGGCGGATATGCAGATTGGGAAGCAAAGCGGGTGAAACCCGTCGCGGCCAAGGCGAAAGCGCAGGCCGCTCCGGCCCCGCCCTCCCCGCCTCAGGCGCGCAAGAAGCTGAGCTACAAGGATCAGCGTGACTACGACCTTCTCCCCGCGCGGATCGAGGCGATCGAGGCGGAAATGACGGGGATCGAGACCGAGCTTTCCGACGGCAGCCTCTTCAGCCGCGATCCCGCCCGCTTCACGGCGCTGACCGAGAAGCTGGAGGCGCTGCGCGGCGAAAAGGCTGCAGCCGAAGACCGCTGGCTCGCGCTCGCCGAAGAGGTGGAGGCATTGGGCTAA
- a CDS encoding FtsB family cell division protein → MTQRHKFRKSVDRAIGPTIAVIAVAAMIGYIIFGPTGLYAWGDYSQSVEKKRVVLSELTKKQNELQNRVNLLDRRRVDPDLADEYVREKLGVMHPDEIAIPMDGAKRP, encoded by the coding sequence ATGACGCAGCGCCACAAATTCCGCAAATCGGTAGATCGGGCCATTGGTCCGACGATCGCGGTGATCGCGGTGGCGGCGATGATCGGCTATATCATCTTCGGCCCAACCGGTCTTTACGCCTGGGGCGACTATAGTCAGTCGGTCGAGAAAAAGCGCGTGGTGCTGAGCGAACTGACGAAGAAGCAGAACGAGCTTCAGAACCGCGTCAACCTGCTCGACCGACGGCGGGTCGATCCCGATCTCGCCGACGAATATGTGCGAGAAAAGCTTGGCGTGATGCACCCCGACGAGATCGCAATCCCGATGGACGGGGCCAAGAGGCCCTGA
- the eno gene encoding phosphopyruvate hydratase: MTAIIDIHGREILDSRGNPTVEVDVLLEDGSFGRAAVPSGASTGAHEAVELRDGDKARYLGKGVTKAVDAVNTEIADALIGLDAEDQREIDTAMIDLDGTPNKGRLGANAILGVSLAAAKAAADARGLPLYRYVGGVSARTLPVPMMNIINGGEHADNPIDVQEFMIMPVGAGSIAEAVRWGSEIFHTLKKGLSAKGLATAVGDEGGFAPNLASTRDALDFIAASIDQAGFKLGSDVVLALDCAATEFFRDGKYEISGEKLSLSPEQMAEYLAALVKDYPIKSIEDGMSEDDFAGWKALTDLIGDKCQLVGDDLFVTNPARLEEGIKTGLANSLLVKVNQIGTLSETLDAVDMAHRARYTAVMSHRSGETEDSTIADLAVATNCGQIKTGSLARSDRLAKYNQLIRIEEELGDMARYPGLAIFG, from the coding sequence ATGACCGCCATCATCGACATTCACGGCCGCGAAATCCTCGACAGCCGCGGCAATCCCACTGTCGAAGTCGATGTGCTTCTCGAGGACGGCAGCTTCGGTCGCGCAGCGGTTCCCTCGGGCGCTTCGACCGGCGCGCATGAGGCGGTCGAGCTGCGCGATGGCGACAAGGCGCGCTATCTCGGCAAGGGGGTGACCAAAGCGGTCGATGCCGTGAACACCGAAATCGCCGATGCGCTGATCGGCCTCGATGCCGAGGACCAGCGCGAGATCGATACGGCGATGATCGACCTCGACGGCACGCCGAACAAGGGCCGTCTTGGCGCCAACGCCATCCTCGGCGTGAGCCTTGCCGCCGCAAAGGCCGCGGCCGACGCGCGCGGGCTACCGCTCTATCGCTATGTCGGGGGCGTCTCGGCGCGCACGCTTCCCGTGCCGATGATGAACATCATCAACGGCGGCGAACATGCCGACAATCCGATCGACGTTCAGGAATTCATGATCATGCCGGTCGGCGCCGGCAGCATCGCCGAAGCGGTGCGGTGGGGAAGCGAGATATTTCACACGCTCAAGAAGGGCCTGTCGGCAAAGGGGCTCGCGACCGCAGTCGGCGACGAAGGCGGTTTTGCGCCGAACCTCGCCTCGACCCGCGACGCCCTCGACTTCATTGCCGCATCGATCGATCAGGCGGGGTTCAAGCTCGGCAGCGATGTGGTCCTGGCCCTCGACTGCGCCGCGACCGAATTCTTCCGTGACGGCAAATATGAGATCAGCGGGGAAAAGCTTTCGCTGTCCCCTGAGCAAATGGCCGAATATCTCGCCGCGCTCGTCAAGGACTATCCGATCAAGTCGATCGAGGACGGGATGAGCGAGGATGATTTTGCGGGCTGGAAGGCGTTGACGGACCTCATAGGCGACAAGTGCCAGCTCGTCGGCGATGATCTTTTCGTCACCAACCCGGCGCGGCTCGAGGAAGGCATCAAGACCGGCCTTGCCAACTCGCTGCTCGTCAAGGTCAACCAGATCGGGACGTTGAGCGAAACCCTTGATGCCGTCGATATGGCCCACCGCGCGCGTTACACGGCAGTGATGTCGCACCGTTCGGGCGAAACCGAGGATTCCACGATCGCCGACCTCGCGGTGGCGACCAACTGCGGCCAGATCAAGACCGGCAGCCTCGCGCGTTCCGACCGGCTCGCGAAATACAACCAGCTGATCCGGATCGAGGAAGAGCTGGGCGACATGGCGCGCTATCCGGGTCTGGCGATTTTCGGTTGA
- the pdhA gene encoding pyruvate dehydrogenase (acetyl-transferring) E1 component subunit alpha produces MAKAPARNATAPKKSASTPAPTPNREKPRDPAPYEATPEELEKFYREMLLIRRFEEKAGQLYGLGLIGGFCHLYIGQEAVAVGLQSALDGDKDSVITGYRDHGHMLAYGIDPKVIMAELTGRQAGISKGKGGSMHMFSVEHKFYGGHGIVGAQVSLGTGLAFAHKYRGDGGVAMAYFGDGAANQGQVYESFNMAELWKLPIIFVIENNQYAMGTSVNRSSAEDQLYRRGESFRIPGMQVDGMDVLAVRGAAEAALEWVRAGKGPILLELKTYRYRGHSMSDPAKYRSREEVQAVRDKSDAIEHLKKLMQDAGISEDKFKEIDKEIRQIVSDAADFAESAPEPDLSELYTDVLVEQY; encoded by the coding sequence TTGGCCAAAGCACCCGCGCGCAATGCCACCGCGCCAAAAAAATCCGCCTCCACGCCCGCTCCCACGCCGAACCGCGAGAAGCCCCGCGACCCTGCGCCCTATGAGGCGACGCCTGAGGAACTCGAAAAATTCTATCGCGAGATGCTGCTGATCCGCCGCTTTGAGGAGAAGGCCGGTCAGCTTTATGGTCTCGGCCTGATCGGCGGCTTCTGTCATCTTTATATTGGCCAGGAAGCCGTTGCAGTGGGCCTGCAGTCGGCGCTCGACGGCGACAAGGACAGCGTGATCACCGGCTACCGCGATCACGGCCATATGCTCGCCTATGGCATCGACCCCAAGGTCATCATGGCCGAGCTCACCGGACGCCAGGCCGGCATTTCGAAGGGCAAGGGCGGCTCGATGCACATGTTCAGCGTCGAGCATAAATTCTATGGCGGGCATGGCATTGTCGGCGCGCAGGTGTCGCTCGGCACGGGCCTTGCCTTTGCCCACAAATATCGCGGGGACGGCGGCGTCGCCATGGCCTATTTCGGCGACGGCGCGGCGAACCAGGGCCAGGTGTACGAGAGCTTCAACATGGCCGAGCTCTGGAAACTGCCGATCATTTTCGTGATCGAGAACAATCAATATGCGATGGGCACCTCGGTCAATCGCTCGTCGGCCGAAGACCAGCTCTATCGCCGCGGCGAGAGCTTCCGCATCCCCGGCATGCAGGTCGACGGCATGGACGTGCTCGCGGTGCGCGGCGCGGCGGAAGCCGCGCTCGAATGGGTGCGCGCGGGCAAGGGGCCGATCCTCCTCGAGCTCAAGACCTATCGCTATCGCGGCCACTCGATGTCCGACCCTGCCAAATATCGCAGCCGGGAGGAAGTTCAGGCGGTGCGCGACAAGAGTGACGCTATCGAGCATCTGAAAAAGCTGATGCAGGACGCTGGAATCAGCGAAGACAAATTCAAGGAGATCGACAAGGAGATCCGCCAGATCGTGAGCGACGCGGCCGACTTTGCCGAAAGTGCGCCTGAGCCCGACCTTTCCGAACTCTATACCGACGTGCTGGTGGAGCAATATTGA
- a CDS encoding DUF4170 domain-containing protein translates to MSKLHLVFGGRVSDPQGLDFVDLTALDVVGLFPDYKSAEKAWRAAAQRTVDDAEMKYVVVHLHKLLQPDADV, encoded by the coding sequence ATGAGCAAATTGCACCTCGTTTTCGGCGGACGCGTCAGCGATCCGCAAGGCCTCGATTTCGTCGACCTCACCGCGCTCGACGTCGTCGGGTTGTTTCCCGATTACAAGTCAGCCGAAAAGGCCTGGCGCGCTGCCGCGCAGCGCACCGTGGACGACGCGGAAATGAAATATGTCGTCGTGCATCTCCACAAGCTCTTGCAACCCGACGCCGACGTCTGA
- a CDS encoding prolyl hydroxylase family protein: protein MATSCADQTAARLAGVPRIRRAPTEKLEQFILPGFLDPASCAALVERIDRDVRPSTIADPNGDEAFRTSTTCDLDHRDPLVRSVNAKLHALTGIPLEFGEPLQGQRYDVGQEFKAHTDFFDPHGADWETYCTVPGQRSWTLMVYLNEPAAGGATRFLATGKIHRPETGKLLAWNNIGAGGEPNSDTLHHGMKVRKGRKYIITKWFRERPWPWAEEELSD from the coding sequence ATGGCTACGTCGTGTGCCGACCAGACCGCCGCGCGGCTTGCTGGCGTTCCAAGGATCCGGCGCGCGCCGACGGAAAAGCTTGAACAGTTCATCCTGCCCGGCTTTCTCGACCCGGCAAGCTGCGCGGCATTGGTCGAGAGGATCGACCGCGACGTGCGGCCGTCGACAATCGCCGATCCCAATGGCGACGAAGCGTTCCGTACAAGCACAACCTGCGACCTTGATCACCGCGATCCGCTCGTTCGCTCCGTCAACGCAAAGCTGCACGCGCTTACCGGGATCCCGCTTGAGTTTGGCGAGCCGCTCCAGGGACAGCGCTATGATGTCGGACAGGAGTTCAAGGCGCATACAGACTTCTTCGACCCCCATGGTGCGGATTGGGAGACCTATTGTACCGTCCCGGGCCAGCGCAGCTGGACGCTGATGGTTTACCTCAATGAGCCCGCGGCCGGCGGTGCGACGCGGTTCCTCGCGACCGGCAAGATCCACCGGCCTGAAACGGGAAAGCTCCTCGCCTGGAACAATATCGGCGCTGGCGGCGAGCCCAACTCCGATACGCTCCACCATGGGATGAAGGTGCGCAAGGGGCGCAAATACATCATCACGAAATGGTTTCGCGAGCGCCCCTGGCCTTGGGCCGAAGAAGAACTTTCGGACTGA
- a CDS encoding SDR family oxidoreductase: MTINFDGRVAIVTGAGGGLGRAYALELARRGAKVVVNDLGGARDGTGHSDAALEVVEEIRAAGGTAMSNGGSVTEYEQMAEMVAKAKEEWGGVHILVNNAGILRDKSFAKMTMEDFDLVVKVHLIGSANVTKACWDLMREQAYGRILMTASSTGLYGNFGQANYGAAKLGLAGLTKTLHLEGAKYNIRCNTIAPVAGTRMTEDIFPPELFEKFTPENVVPAALFLVSEDAPTNMIVGAGAGAYHAAYVTATPGVALPEDERTPEGIAAAWDKITDRTGEIVPQSGSEQSMIVMKALQALG; this comes from the coding sequence ATGACGATCAATTTTGACGGACGCGTGGCCATAGTGACCGGCGCCGGCGGTGGGCTCGGCCGCGCATATGCGCTCGAACTCGCGCGGCGCGGGGCGAAGGTGGTCGTCAACGATCTTGGCGGCGCACGCGATGGTACGGGGCATTCGGACGCAGCGCTCGAGGTGGTCGAGGAAATCCGCGCGGCGGGCGGCACCGCCATGTCGAACGGCGGCAGCGTGACGGAATATGAGCAGATGGCCGAAATGGTGGCAAAGGCGAAGGAAGAATGGGGCGGCGTTCACATTCTGGTCAACAATGCGGGGATCCTGCGCGACAAGAGCTTCGCGAAGATGACGATGGAGGATTTCGACCTCGTCGTGAAGGTCCACCTCATCGGCAGCGCCAACGTCACCAAGGCATGCTGGGACCTGATGCGCGAACAGGCCTATGGCCGCATCCTGATGACCGCCTCGTCGACGGGGCTCTACGGCAATTTTGGCCAGGCAAATTATGGAGCGGCAAAGCTCGGCCTCGCAGGGCTTACCAAGACGCTTCACCTTGAAGGCGCAAAATATAATATCCGCTGCAACACCATCGCACCGGTTGCAGGAACGCGCATGACCGAGGACATCTTCCCGCCCGAACTGTTCGAAAAGTTCACACCGGAAAATGTGGTGCCCGCGGCGCTCTTCCTCGTCAGCGAGGACGCCCCCACCAACATGATCGTCGGCGCGGGCGCGGGGGCCTATCACGCCGCCTATGTCACCGCGACGCCTGGCGTCGCGCTCCCCGAGGACGAGCGCACCCCCGAAGGCATTGCTGCCGCGTGGGACAAGATCACCGACCGCACCGGCGAAATCGTCCCGCAATCGGGAAGCGAACAGTCGATGATCGTGATGAAGGCGCTGCAGGCGCTTGGCTGA
- a CDS encoding SIMPL domain-containing protein: MTKSMFTAMAGGLALLAAAPALAQPGGTTVTTATQQGPILSFTVSEEVRARPDQATIGAGVTTTAPTAVAAMQANAAAMDKLIAAAKAKGIKAENIQTSGINLSPQYDYNNRGDGQPPRFLGYQVSNSVRATTNRIDDIGPLLDALVAAGGTNVDGPWFAMKDPDAMLVGARGAAIKAAEAKAQDYAKLTGFSGAQLVSISEGSFGGPQPPMPVARLQAMEAAKSTPVEPGQVGNTLTLSFQYRLVP; the protein is encoded by the coding sequence ATGACGAAGTCCATGTTCACCGCTATGGCCGGCGGGCTCGCGCTATTGGCCGCCGCGCCCGCGCTTGCGCAGCCAGGAGGAACGACGGTGACGACAGCGACGCAGCAGGGCCCAATATTGAGCTTTACGGTCAGCGAGGAGGTCCGTGCCCGCCCCGACCAGGCGACCATCGGCGCCGGGGTCACAACGACTGCGCCGACCGCGGTGGCAGCGATGCAGGCCAACGCTGCGGCAATGGACAAGCTGATCGCGGCCGCCAAGGCAAAGGGCATCAAGGCCGAAAATATCCAGACGAGCGGCATCAACCTGTCGCCGCAATATGATTATAACAATCGCGGCGACGGCCAGCCGCCGCGCTTCCTTGGTTATCAGGTTTCGAACAGCGTTCGCGCAACCACGAACAGGATCGACGACATCGGACCGCTGCTTGACGCGCTGGTCGCAGCAGGCGGCACCAATGTCGATGGGCCCTGGTTCGCGATGAAGGACCCTGACGCGATGCTGGTCGGCGCGCGCGGGGCAGCGATCAAGGCTGCGGAGGCAAAGGCGCAGGATTATGCCAAGCTCACCGGCTTCAGCGGCGCCCAGCTTGTCTCGATCAGCGAAGGGAGTTTCGGCGGCCCGCAGCCCCCGATGCCGGTGGCGCGGCTTCAGGCCATGGAAGCTGCAAAATCGACTCCGGTCGAGCCGGGACAGGTCGGCAATACGCTGACGCTGAGTTTCCAGTACCGGTTGGTGCCGTAA
- a CDS encoding phage holin family protein, which yields MSSPAPDTPPPSERGFDGVSHGYAPDGRPVTPPPVPLDKIVGDVVDDLRAAAEAEVALFKARGALAYHGTVWSSAWGFIALCALLVAMLALAFGAILVLAQNVGPLLATLIVVALLLLVAGLAAWRARTRFDDVKAAFRDDLLARGEE from the coding sequence TTGTCGTCCCCAGCACCCGACACCCCGCCGCCGTCCGAGCGCGGCTTCGATGGTGTGAGCCACGGCTATGCACCCGACGGGCGTCCCGTGACACCGCCGCCGGTGCCGCTCGACAAGATCGTCGGCGATGTGGTCGATGATCTGCGCGCGGCAGCAGAAGCGGAAGTCGCGCTCTTCAAGGCGCGCGGCGCGCTCGCCTATCACGGGACGGTCTGGTCGTCGGCGTGGGGTTTCATCGCGCTCTGCGCGCTGCTGGTTGCGATGCTGGCGCTCGCATTTGGTGCCATCCTGGTTCTGGCGCAGAATGTCGGCCCGCTTCTCGCGACGCTCATCGTGGTGGCGCTGCTGCTGCTTGTCGCGGGCCTTGCGGCTTGGCGCGCGCGAACTCGCTTCGACGACGTCAAGGCGGCGTTTCGCGATGATCTGCTTGCACGGGGAGAGGAATGA